In Chloracidobacterium sp., one genomic interval encodes:
- a CDS encoding type II secretion system protein: MSTTINDSPRKSQSGMTLFAVMAVMAVIAIALMVIAPTVQQEVQRERELEAIRRGEEVADAIRQYVEFYGGAKLPNSMDDLLEGLPQGTKKRQILRASAAVDPLSEDGKWRLVKPDIQSLGPFAKRVQDYCGGILPSNPSRSLDRYTLVIVNAVNTKSETEPTEPEDFEGEVTTDNTPFIGVVSQSRARSVISYYGQENHSKWIFTPLFRGPTTNQFGARPGRGPAVNAPNLPGTSPMTPSMGR; the protein is encoded by the coding sequence ATGTCGACGACGATCAATGACAGCCCGCGGAAGAGCCAGAGCGGTATGACGCTGTTCGCGGTGATGGCCGTTATGGCCGTGATCGCGATAGCCTTGATGGTGATCGCGCCGACAGTTCAGCAGGAAGTGCAGCGTGAGCGTGAGCTTGAGGCGATCCGGCGCGGAGAAGAAGTGGCGGATGCTATTCGCCAGTATGTGGAGTTCTACGGCGGAGCAAAGCTGCCGAACTCAATGGACGACCTGCTAGAAGGGCTCCCGCAAGGCACGAAAAAGCGGCAGATACTGCGTGCCTCGGCGGCGGTCGATCCGCTGAGTGAGGACGGCAAATGGCGTCTCGTAAAGCCCGACATTCAAAGCCTCGGGCCATTTGCCAAACGCGTTCAGGATTACTGCGGCGGCATCCTGCCGTCGAACCCCAGCCGCTCGCTCGACCGTTACACACTTGTCATAGTTAACGCCGTTAACACAAAGAGCGAGACCGAACCGACCGAACCGGAGGACTTTGAGGGCGAGGTTACAACGGACAATACGCCGTTCATCGGCGTCGTGAGCCAGAGCCGTGCCCGCTCGGTGATCTCGTACTACGGGCAGGAAAATCACTCAAAGTGGATATTTACGCCTCTGTTCCGCGGACCGACAACCAATCAATTCGGTGCGAGGCCCGGCCGCGGCCCGGCCGTGAATGCTCCGAATTTACCGGGGACTTCGCCAATGACGCCTTCGATGGGCCGCTAG
- a CDS encoding zinc metallopeptidase — translation MRWSDLRPSGNVEDRRGISGGIAIGGGGIGILLLALAIYMCGGDPSALLTEQPPVSGPAANRPEPANDQNMAFAKAIEGSLEDTWKQVLPQQAGIQFRPPKLVIFTGQVASACGYASAATGPFYCPGDYNLYLDFAFFDELRREFRAPGDFAEAYVIAHEFGHHIQNLMGTMDKVQRAGNSNRLSVALELQADCYAGIWANTAAKQGRLDQGDAEEAIRAAQAVGDDMIQKRTQGYVVPDSFTHGSAQQRMQWLTRGMQSGSMKQCETFR, via the coding sequence ATGCGTTGGAGTGATCTGCGGCCAAGCGGAAATGTTGAGGACAGGCGCGGCATAAGCGGCGGAATAGCGATCGGCGGTGGTGGTATCGGGATCCTTCTGCTGGCTCTCGCGATCTATATGTGCGGCGGCGACCCGAGCGCGTTGCTGACCGAACAGCCGCCCGTCTCAGGGCCGGCGGCGAACAGGCCGGAGCCGGCTAACGATCAGAATATGGCGTTTGCAAAGGCCATCGAAGGCAGCCTCGAGGATACTTGGAAGCAGGTACTTCCGCAGCAGGCCGGCATACAATTCCGGCCGCCGAAGCTAGTCATTTTCACCGGACAGGTCGCGAGCGCCTGCGGCTATGCAAGCGCGGCGACCGGGCCTTTCTACTGCCCGGGCGACTACAACCTTTATCTCGATTTTGCTTTCTTTGATGAGCTGAGGCGTGAATTCCGTGCGCCCGGCGATTTCGCTGAGGCATACGTGATCGCTCATGAATTCGGGCATCATATACAGAATCTAATGGGCACGATGGACAAAGTGCAGCGTGCAGGCAACTCGAACCGCCTGAGCGTGGCTCTCGAACTTCAGGCCGATTGCTACGCCGGCATCTGGGCAAACACGGCGGCGAAACAAGGCCGCCTCGACCAAGGCGATGCCGAAGAGGCGATCCGTGCCGCGCAGGCGGTCGGCGACGATATGATCCAAAAACGGACGCAAGGTTACGTCGTCCCCGATTCCTTCACGCACGGCTCGGCCCAGCAGCGTATGCAGTGGCTTACGCGCGGCATGCAGTCGGGCAGTATGAAGCAATGCGAGACCTTCAGGTAA
- a CDS encoding riboflavin synthase has product MFTGIIEELGTVAAIHEHEAGSRIEIAATLVTEDVRAGDSIAVNGVCLTAMEPAADGFAADISPETLQRTTLSRLAAGSRVNLERAVTPATRLGGHIVQGHVDTTGTFAGAAAEGDFYTVTVAFPREFAKYLVFKGSVAVEGISLTVAALREGEFDVAVIPKTWELTDLSLLKPGDAVNLEADVIAKYVERLLAERV; this is encoded by the coding sequence ATGTTCACCGGCATCATTGAAGAACTCGGCACTGTCGCCGCTATCCACGAACACGAGGCAGGCTCGCGGATCGAGATCGCCGCAACGCTCGTTACCGAGGATGTCCGCGCGGGCGATTCGATAGCGGTGAACGGCGTTTGCCTAACGGCAATGGAGCCTGCCGCCGACGGCTTTGCGGCCGACATCTCGCCCGAAACGCTGCAGCGGACGACGCTCTCGCGGCTTGCGGCCGGCTCGCGTGTCAACCTAGAACGCGCGGTAACGCCTGCGACACGCCTTGGCGGCCACATCGTACAAGGCCATGTCGATACGACCGGCACGTTCGCCGGTGCTGCGGCTGAAGGCGATTTCTACACGGTAACGGTCGCCTTTCCCCGTGAGTTCGCAAAATACCTTGTCTTCAAAGGCTCGGTCGCCGTTGAGGGCATCAGCCTTACGGTCGCCGCATTGCGTGAAGGTGAGTTCGATGTCGCCGTCATCCCAAAAACGTGGGAGCTGACCGATCTTTCATTGCTGAAGCCCGGCGACGCCGTCAATCTTGAGGCCGACGTTATCGCGAAATATGTCGAGCGGCTGCTGGCCGAACGCGTTTGA
- a CDS encoding glycosyltransferase family 39 protein: protein MVKKKAKAQKRTEEPVEITVGEPAEKPPEMSAEKQGRDTQWLVTCAAITAVATLLRFVLLTLKPMHHDEGVNGFFLTNLFRDGKYTYDPANYHGPTLYYISLAFAKVFGLNTAAVRMSVAVWGVLMVVVAFYLKRYIGRVGAIAAAVFLTLSPGMVFISRYFIHEIFFVFLSLTFVISVVYFIEKKKAGPGAIAWLILLLLVCFVFAALPLGTAFGGIIGTTNETAILAYRFVLTLIGIAIAYFLQKILREWQDGRPIYILLAAASASLLFATKETTFITLGTMLIACFCVWIWKATANGNAFQKNRRGVVISLGVAAAVAVATFYEQLSEAVKWTYNYFVGPSQIPEPFALYTITALVLIALATLVVFAVDYARANETSLEEPVALTWAEFRNGLGSGTNTLLIAAAAAITFAYLFILFFSSFFSYADGIKKAFEAYAIWTKTGNNAHTQNGALAYLKWGMKVEAPLLIMSAVGAAMALLKAKHRFAMFTAFWAFGLLAAYSIIPYKTPWLALSFYLPMCIVAGYGINELVTSKKQITRVLGAALAIVGCVVLAYQTYDLNFVRYDDEEMGYVYAHSKRPMLDLVAKVQHYAEKSGKGDDVAIAIVSPDYWPLTWYFNDYKKALFHGRMVDVNADEMIIAKKGPQDAEVIRRYGALYDLDGVYRLRPGVDLMLLVRKNLADPDAQDAYKINEYIPPK, encoded by the coding sequence ATGGTCAAAAAGAAGGCTAAAGCACAAAAACGTACTGAGGAACCCGTGGAGATAACCGTAGGGGAACCGGCAGAGAAGCCTCCGGAGATGTCCGCAGAGAAGCAGGGCCGTGACACGCAGTGGCTTGTTACCTGTGCCGCGATCACGGCGGTCGCAACGCTGCTGCGTTTCGTGCTGCTGACGCTGAAGCCGATGCACCATGACGAAGGTGTCAACGGCTTTTTCCTTACGAACCTCTTTCGCGACGGCAAATATACATACGACCCGGCGAACTATCACGGGCCGACGCTTTATTACATCTCGCTTGCATTCGCCAAGGTCTTCGGCCTCAATACGGCTGCGGTAAGGATGAGCGTGGCAGTTTGGGGCGTTCTGATGGTCGTTGTTGCGTTCTACTTAAAACGCTACATCGGCCGTGTCGGTGCGATAGCGGCGGCCGTATTTTTGACGCTCTCGCCCGGAATGGTCTTTATCTCGCGTTATTTCATTCACGAGATATTCTTTGTCTTCCTCAGCCTGACGTTCGTCATCTCGGTCGTCTATTTTATCGAGAAAAAAAAGGCAGGGCCGGGAGCCATCGCATGGCTGATTCTGCTTCTGCTCGTATGCTTCGTTTTTGCCGCCTTGCCGCTCGGTACTGCTTTTGGCGGCATCATCGGCACAACAAACGAGACGGCGATACTCGCATACCGCTTTGTGCTGACGCTTATCGGCATTGCGATCGCGTATTTTCTGCAGAAGATCCTGCGTGAGTGGCAGGACGGGCGGCCGATCTATATCCTGCTTGCGGCCGCGTCGGCGTCGCTGCTTTTCGCAACAAAAGAGACGACATTTATCACGCTCGGCACTATGCTCATCGCGTGTTTTTGTGTTTGGATATGGAAAGCGACAGCCAACGGCAACGCATTCCAAAAGAACCGCCGCGGCGTGGTCATTTCGCTCGGTGTTGCAGCTGCGGTTGCTGTGGCCACCTTTTACGAACAGCTCTCTGAGGCGGTCAAATGGACATATAATTATTTTGTCGGCCCGAGCCAGATACCGGAACCCTTTGCACTTTATACGATCACCGCTCTTGTCTTGATCGCATTGGCGACACTTGTAGTTTTTGCCGTTGACTATGCGCGTGCGAACGAAACATCGCTTGAAGAACCCGTCGCACTGACGTGGGCGGAATTCCGCAACGGCCTCGGCAGCGGCACAAATACTTTGCTGATCGCGGCCGCGGCGGCAATAACCTTCGCGTATCTCTTTATCTTGTTCTTCTCATCCTTCTTCAGTTATGCCGACGGCATAAAGAAAGCGTTCGAGGCATACGCGATATGGACAAAGACGGGCAATAACGCACACACGCAGAACGGAGCACTTGCATATCTGAAGTGGGGCATGAAGGTCGAGGCGCCGCTGCTGATAATGTCCGCTGTCGGTGCGGCAATGGCTCTTTTGAAGGCAAAGCACCGCTTTGCGATGTTCACGGCGTTCTGGGCATTCGGGCTGCTGGCGGCGTACTCGATCATTCCGTACAAGACGCCGTGGCTCGCCCTCAGTTTCTATCTGCCGATGTGCATTGTCGCCGGATACGGCATCAATGAGCTTGTAACATCTAAGAAGCAGATCACCCGCGTACTCGGAGCCGCACTCGCCATTGTCGGCTGCGTCGTCCTTGCATATCAGACCTACGACCTCAATTTCGTACGCTACGACGACGAGGAAATGGGCTATGTTTACGCCCACTCAAAGCGACCGATGCTCGACCTTGTGGCAAAGGTGCAGCATTACGCCGAAAAGAGCGGCAAGGGTGATGATGTCGCGATAGCGATCGTCTCGCCGGACTATTGGCCGCTGACCTGGTACTTCAACGATTACAAGAAGGCTCTGTTCCACGGCAGAATGGTCGATGTGAACGCGGACGAGATGATAATTGCGAAAAAAGGCCCGCAGGATGCCGAGGTCATTCGCCGCTATGGAGCGCTTTACGACCTCGACGGAGTTTACCGGCTGCGGCCCGGCGTCGATCTGATGCTGCTTGTGAGAAAGAACCTGGCCGACCCCGATGCGCAAGATGCGTATAAGATAAACGAATATATCCCGCCGAAATGA